A stretch of the Porifericola rhodea genome encodes the following:
- a CDS encoding pentapeptide repeat-containing protein: MKQSGFFKQISERYRSLIERPVTISLLVLLVLAVPVLWLSYGYYQSEFHNFWGQVLAEAHGMLFDIAVIGILIYWLNERGQKSQAIRTYKDEIEDFRTWKSEEAAFRTVGNIKRLNREKIYSINLVECYLTRTNLSHVILKEANLNNANVTYANLVQCNLEAARLNQTNFDGSSLNQAILTHAYASGSSFKNAYLIKANLQSAFLIKSDFENAFMMEADLKGAYVVGASFKNANLYKADLRGVDGLTLEQLTEAKTLHQAKLDDGLMAQISEQHGELLLR; the protein is encoded by the coding sequence ATGAAACAGTCAGGATTTTTCAAGCAAATATCAGAAAGATACAGATCGCTCATAGAGCGCCCTGTTACTATATCGCTGCTGGTGCTGTTGGTATTGGCTGTGCCAGTACTTTGGCTTAGCTATGGGTATTACCAGAGCGAATTCCATAACTTCTGGGGACAGGTACTGGCAGAGGCCCACGGAATGCTTTTTGATATTGCCGTGATCGGTATTTTAATTTACTGGCTTAATGAAAGAGGACAAAAAAGCCAGGCTATCCGTACCTACAAAGACGAAATTGAGGATTTCCGTACCTGGAAATCAGAAGAGGCGGCTTTTCGTACAGTGGGTAATATCAAGAGGCTTAACAGAGAGAAAATTTACAGCATCAATCTGGTAGAGTGCTACCTTACCCGTACCAACCTTAGCCATGTCATCCTTAAAGAGGCAAATCTCAACAATGCCAATGTTACCTACGCCAATCTGGTACAGTGTAATCTGGAAGCTGCTCGCCTGAACCAGACCAACTTTGATGGTTCCAGCCTAAATCAGGCTATTCTTACTCATGCTTATGCGAGTGGCTCATCTTTTAAAAACGCTTACCTAATTAAGGCTAATCTGCAATCTGCTTTCTTAATTAAGTCAGACTTTGAAAATGCTTTTATGATGGAAGCAGACCTAAAAGGTGCGTATGTGGTAGGTGCCAGTTTCAAAAACGCCAACCTATACAAAGCCGACCTAAGGGGAGTAGATGGCCTGACACTTGAGCAGCTTACAGAAGCTAAAACGCTGCATCAGGCTAAACTAGATGATGGCCTTATGGCGCAAATAAGCGAGCAGCACGGCGAACTACTTCTGCGTTAA
- a CDS encoding DUF5107 domain-containing protein, with protein MCFYPFSGKICRFTYLTLSLLLAQVVSLKAQTASISEEEVMIKTYDYSTPNPLPSLAFNPKIYPYHQYTGYSNEGEDKEWKVITLENEYIKVQLLPQAGGKIWGAIEKGSGEEFIYRNEVMKFRNIAMRGPWTSGGIEFNFGIIGHAPSTASAVDYHMEEHADGSVSCTVGSIDLPSRTQWRVKIILPADKAYFKTETLWYNPTPEHQAYYNWMTAAALASSDLELFYPGNAYLGHSGDVHPWPIDTEGRKLSLYQENNFGSNKSYHIVGQYHDFFGGYWHNKNFGFGHWSLHNEMPGQKLWIWALSRSGGIWEDLLTDTDGQYIEFQAGRLLNQFAPAASNNPISEVDFGPYVSDKWEELWFPVKEIGGISEVSPSGAVHLKQNNGKLKLGFNAFRHVNDSLKLLVDDEPVYQHLITLQPTEVYQHELSLKEGYKKLKINLGDELIYSTEVEEAQKLKRPFESSDLPQPTEAMRLLAEGQEMVKNRNYVSAKEKLEAALKKEPALMAARLSLAKIYYKYALYEQALEQVNFVLKADTYDFDANYLAGIIYQKLGDQFNALETLGWAARSMEYRSAAYTQMAEIYLQVEDWSLAKHYAQLALDYNTYNINALQALAVAYRKSEQTNEAEKVISRILDLDPLNHFAKFEQYLLHTTNENLQIFKAGIRSEFPEQSYLETASTYLKMQREEEAIAVLQEGPAQALISIWLAYLHREDEIQSSKFLESAISQEADMVAPYRSESLIALKWAAGQQPHWKLNYYLALNYWAKNQKEKSAELFRAVGEQAGFAPFYLSRAVLLHELEGVDQENDLRKAIAQNDKLWNSWHQLFQYLNQGEQHKKALAIAKQAYRKFPDNYVIGMDYAQALLNTEQYTASTKLLAQLNVLPYEGASEGRAIYEKAHLYVALQQVEKKRYTQAIEAVEASLLWPENLGVGKPYQPDNTKQYLLLSHLYHKVGKPEKSKEALQRLIRDFEGQDIKPNINSILVLEALHRAGGQNQLDEVLRKLQSATTPHAQWVLGVWENNTNAQKKAEAEMKEGDYQLQKDIMQVLRK; from the coding sequence ATGTGTTTTTATCCATTCTCTGGGAAAATCTGTAGATTTACCTACCTCACTCTTAGTCTGTTATTGGCTCAGGTAGTTAGCCTTAAAGCCCAAACGGCTAGTATTAGCGAAGAGGAGGTCATGATAAAAACATATGACTACTCTACGCCCAACCCACTACCTTCTCTGGCTTTTAACCCTAAAATATATCCGTACCACCAATATACTGGCTATAGCAACGAAGGGGAAGATAAGGAATGGAAGGTGATTACTTTAGAAAATGAGTATATCAAAGTACAACTACTACCCCAAGCAGGGGGTAAAATCTGGGGAGCAATAGAAAAGGGCAGTGGAGAGGAATTTATTTACAGGAATGAAGTGATGAAGTTCAGAAACATCGCTATGCGTGGACCCTGGACTTCAGGAGGTATTGAGTTTAATTTTGGCATTATTGGTCATGCGCCGTCTACTGCATCGGCAGTAGATTACCATATGGAAGAGCACGCAGATGGTAGTGTTAGCTGCACGGTGGGTAGTATTGATTTACCCTCTCGTACCCAGTGGAGAGTTAAAATTATTCTCCCAGCAGACAAAGCATACTTCAAAACGGAGACTTTATGGTATAATCCTACCCCTGAGCATCAGGCTTACTACAACTGGATGACCGCCGCTGCCCTTGCCTCATCAGATCTGGAACTATTTTATCCGGGTAATGCATATCTGGGACATTCGGGAGATGTGCACCCCTGGCCTATAGATACTGAAGGAAGAAAGCTTTCTCTTTATCAGGAAAATAATTTTGGCAGCAATAAATCATATCATATTGTGGGTCAGTATCACGATTTTTTTGGAGGGTACTGGCACAACAAAAATTTTGGTTTTGGACATTGGTCACTGCATAATGAGATGCCAGGTCAGAAACTCTGGATCTGGGCACTTTCTCGTTCAGGTGGTATTTGGGAAGACCTGCTTACGGATACCGATGGGCAGTATATAGAATTTCAGGCTGGGCGACTCTTAAATCAGTTTGCACCTGCCGCATCTAACAACCCTATAAGTGAAGTAGACTTTGGGCCTTATGTTAGCGATAAGTGGGAGGAGCTTTGGTTTCCGGTAAAAGAGATTGGCGGTATTAGTGAGGTATCACCATCAGGAGCTGTACACCTGAAGCAGAACAATGGAAAACTGAAACTGGGCTTTAATGCCTTTCGTCATGTAAACGATAGCCTGAAGCTTTTGGTAGATGATGAACCAGTTTACCAGCACTTAATAACTTTACAGCCTACAGAAGTATACCAACATGAGTTAAGCCTGAAGGAAGGGTATAAAAAGCTAAAAATTAATCTCGGAGACGAACTCATCTATTCAACGGAAGTAGAAGAGGCTCAAAAGCTAAAAAGGCCTTTTGAAAGCTCAGATCTACCTCAGCCTACTGAAGCTATGCGTTTGCTGGCAGAAGGACAGGAAATGGTCAAAAATAGAAACTATGTTTCGGCAAAAGAGAAGCTGGAAGCTGCGCTTAAAAAGGAACCAGCATTAATGGCAGCTCGCCTTTCGCTTGCAAAAATATATTACAAATATGCACTGTATGAGCAGGCTCTAGAGCAGGTCAACTTTGTTTTGAAAGCAGATACTTATGACTTTGATGCCAACTACCTGGCGGGCATTATCTATCAGAAATTAGGTGATCAGTTTAACGCTCTTGAAACTCTAGGCTGGGCAGCTCGCTCTATGGAGTACCGCTCCGCTGCATATACACAAATGGCAGAAATTTATCTGCAAGTAGAAGACTGGTCTCTGGCAAAACACTATGCTCAGCTGGCACTTGATTATAATACTTATAATATAAATGCGCTACAGGCACTGGCGGTAGCTTATCGTAAGTCTGAGCAAACGAACGAAGCCGAAAAAGTAATTTCCCGAATTCTAGACCTGGACCCTCTAAACCATTTTGCCAAATTTGAGCAGTACCTGCTTCACACTACTAATGAAAATCTACAGATTTTTAAAGCAGGTATCCGCAGTGAGTTCCCGGAGCAAAGCTATCTGGAAACTGCTTCTACTTATTTGAAGATGCAACGAGAAGAAGAGGCTATTGCGGTACTTCAGGAGGGGCCTGCTCAGGCACTAATTAGCATATGGCTTGCTTACCTGCATCGTGAAGATGAAATCCAAAGCAGTAAGTTTTTAGAAAGTGCCATAAGTCAGGAGGCAGATATGGTAGCCCCTTATCGCTCTGAGAGCCTTATAGCACTAAAGTGGGCTGCTGGTCAGCAACCACACTGGAAGCTAAACTACTATCTGGCTTTAAATTATTGGGCAAAAAACCAAAAAGAGAAATCAGCAGAGCTTTTCAGGGCAGTAGGAGAGCAGGCAGGTTTTGCCCCTTTCTATTTAAGTAGGGCTGTCTTACTACATGAGTTGGAAGGTGTTGATCAGGAAAATGATCTGAGAAAAGCCATAGCCCAGAATGATAAGCTCTGGAATAGCTGGCACCAGTTGTTTCAGTATCTGAATCAGGGAGAGCAGCATAAAAAAGCTTTGGCAATAGCAAAGCAGGCATATCGTAAGTTTCCGGATAATTACGTTATAGGAATGGATTATGCCCAGGCGCTATTAAACACTGAGCAATATACTGCCAGCACCAAACTGCTAGCTCAACTTAATGTATTGCCTTACGAGGGAGCTTCTGAAGGAAGAGCGATTTATGAAAAAGCTCATCTTTATGTTGCCCTACAGCAGGTAGAAAAAAAGAGATATACCCAAGCTATTGAAGCGGTAGAAGCCTCACTGCTTTGGCCCGAAAATCTGGGAGTAGGTAAGCCCTATCAGCCAGACAATACTAAACAGTATTTACTTCTGTCGCACCTTTATCACAAAGTTGGTAAGCCAGAAAAATCTAAAGAGGCACTCCAAAGATTGATTAGAGATTTTGAAGGTCAAGATATTAAACCAAATATAAATTCAATATTGGTGCTGGAAGCGCTGCATAGAGCCGGTGGGCAGAATCAACTGGATGAGGTATTAAGAAAACTACAAAGTGCCACTACTCCTCATGCTCAGTGGGTATTAGGGGTGTGGGAAAATAATACAAATGCGCAAAAAAAAGCAGAAGCTGAAATGAAAGAAGGAGATTACCAACTTCAAAAGGACATTATGCAAGTGCTGAGAAAGTAA
- a CDS encoding Dabb family protein, which produces MFRNIAALIFLLILGACQNQQEGEKATRVESNPKVTPAMEEEEPAIQRIVAFKFKEGATKEAINQHMRYFEALSDSIPQILSYRAGSTFPVDYESTADFDVLHYSTFSSEEDIKIYFEHPAHQRFIKANQAIWDNVTVINARLD; this is translated from the coding sequence ATGTTCAGAAATATTGCTGCTCTTATTTTTTTGCTAATTCTCGGGGCTTGTCAAAACCAGCAGGAGGGAGAAAAGGCCACCAGGGTAGAATCTAACCCCAAAGTTACTCCCGCTATGGAGGAAGAGGAACCTGCCATTCAGCGGATTGTAGCTTTTAAATTTAAGGAAGGGGCTACCAAAGAAGCCATAAATCAACATATGCGGTATTTTGAAGCACTTAGCGACTCTATTCCACAGATTCTTTCTTATCGTGCAGGAAGCACCTTTCCGGTAGATTATGAAAGTACTGCTGACTTTGATGTGCTGCACTACAGTACCTTTTCTTCTGAAGAAGATATCAAGATATACTTTGAGCATCCCGCTCACCAACGTTTTATCAAAGCAAATCAGGCAATCTGGGATAATGTTACTGTCATAAACGCTCGGCTAGATTAA
- a CDS encoding AGE family epimerase/isomerase, which translates to MNTQQLNSFLQEAELHLKQELLPFWLNRSKDEKYGGFITHFDQDGKDSGTNEKSLIAQTRCVYTFASAHRAGYGEGKCLEYARHGVDFLINHMWDREYGGFYWLLDREANVTIDEKVLYGHSFAIYSLCEYTLASGDAIGLEYACKVFDLIQKYCADTMYGGYFEMFERNWQLKGPGSAGGDRKTLDVHMHLMEAFTSLYECSQLPIHRRKLEEVIHIMLKRILHPKYKTGIPQFYEDWSIAPQIKFDIVWGWDRFTEEGAKKQADDNTSYGHNVEFAWLFTHALQILKTEKEEYTEVIRASYDHALAHGIDEKYGGVYVEGSHAGEVYDQEKEFWQQAEVLIGMLQAYLTFGEDKYLKVYENVHRFVFGKMIHHEVGEWWPLLSREGEPIWTHMSHSWKVNYHTVRAMVQSIIRLKKILDKLN; encoded by the coding sequence ATGAATACACAGCAATTGAATTCATTTTTGCAGGAAGCGGAGTTACACCTTAAGCAAGAGCTTCTTCCCTTCTGGCTTAACCGTAGCAAAGACGAAAAATACGGTGGCTTTATCACACATTTTGATCAAGATGGTAAAGACTCAGGTACTAATGAAAAATCTTTGATAGCACAAACTCGCTGTGTCTATACTTTCGCTTCTGCTCACCGTGCTGGTTATGGAGAGGGTAAGTGCCTGGAGTACGCCAGGCATGGGGTAGACTTCTTAATTAACCACATGTGGGACCGTGAGTATGGTGGGTTTTACTGGCTGTTGGATCGCGAAGCAAATGTGACGATAGACGAAAAAGTGCTGTACGGACATAGCTTTGCTATATATAGTCTTTGCGAATATACCTTAGCTTCAGGGGATGCCATAGGTTTGGAATATGCCTGCAAAGTATTTGACCTTATACAAAAATACTGCGCTGATACTATGTATGGCGGGTATTTTGAGATGTTTGAACGAAACTGGCAACTTAAAGGGCCTGGCTCAGCAGGAGGCGACCGTAAAACGCTGGATGTACACATGCATTTGATGGAAGCATTTACCAGTTTATATGAATGTAGTCAGTTGCCTATACACCGCCGTAAGCTGGAAGAGGTAATTCATATTATGCTTAAGCGAATTTTACACCCTAAGTACAAAACCGGTATTCCTCAATTTTATGAAGACTGGAGCATAGCACCCCAAATTAAATTTGATATTGTATGGGGCTGGGATAGGTTTACGGAAGAAGGAGCAAAAAAGCAGGCAGATGATAATACCAGTTACGGCCATAATGTGGAGTTTGCATGGCTTTTTACTCATGCTTTACAGATCTTAAAAACGGAAAAAGAAGAATATACAGAAGTCATTAGAGCTTCCTACGATCATGCGCTGGCTCATGGTATAGACGAAAAGTATGGGGGCGTATATGTAGAGGGTTCACACGCTGGTGAAGTATATGACCAAGAAAAAGAGTTTTGGCAGCAGGCAGAAGTTCTTATTGGAATGCTACAGGCTTACCTTACTTTTGGCGAAGATAAATATCTGAAAGTGTATGAAAATGTGCATCGCTTTGTATTCGGCAAAATGATACATCATGAAGTGGGAGAGTGGTGGCCTTTGCTAAGTAGGGAAGGTGAGCCTATCTGGACTCATATGAGCCACTCCTGGAAAGTAAACTACCATACCGTTCGTGCAATGGTACAGTCAATTATACGGCTGAAAAAGATACTGGATAAACTGAATTAA
- a CDS encoding DUF3500 domain-containing protein, which yields MKKLLYTTTILFVAFVFIQNIQHESEPTILAAAQSFLATLDEHQQNDVIFKFSDEERFNWNYTPVSRKGLPIKDMKQVQREAAFTLMRASLSEQGYEKAQNVRKLEEILRSVEGRGSDDSYRDPNNYYFSIFGKPVQDEVWGWRFEGHHISLNFSSVSDEIVSVTPTFFGANPARVPSGPHKGWRILKPEEDLARTFINSLSEPQRQEAVIAEQAYPDIVTGNNEKATLDKAEGIVFTSLNNNQQHQLMGLIKLYYRVHLPQIAEQYLSTINAEKDEVYFAWAGSIEPGAKHYYRIHGPSFVLEYDNTQNNANHIHTVIRDLRNDFGGNTLKSHYEEAHK from the coding sequence ATGAAAAAGCTACTCTACACTACCACTATACTTTTTGTAGCCTTCGTCTTTATCCAGAATATTCAGCATGAATCTGAACCCACTATACTTGCCGCTGCACAAAGCTTTTTGGCAACTTTGGATGAACACCAGCAAAATGATGTAATCTTTAAGTTTTCGGACGAAGAACGTTTTAACTGGAACTACACTCCCGTTTCTAGAAAAGGCCTCCCCATTAAGGATATGAAGCAGGTACAAAGAGAAGCTGCTTTTACACTAATGCGTGCATCGCTTAGCGAGCAAGGCTACGAAAAAGCTCAAAATGTTAGAAAACTAGAAGAAATACTGCGTAGCGTAGAGGGAAGGGGATCTGATGATAGTTATCGTGACCCCAATAATTACTACTTTTCTATTTTTGGCAAACCTGTACAAGATGAAGTCTGGGGATGGCGCTTTGAGGGCCACCATATTTCGCTGAATTTTTCGTCTGTCAGTGACGAAATTGTATCCGTTACACCTACTTTTTTTGGGGCTAACCCTGCCAGAGTTCCTTCTGGTCCACACAAAGGATGGAGAATACTTAAACCGGAAGAAGACCTCGCCCGTACCTTCATTAATTCATTAAGCGAACCACAACGCCAAGAGGCAGTTATTGCAGAACAAGCCTACCCAGATATAGTCACAGGAAACAATGAAAAAGCTACCTTAGACAAGGCTGAAGGTATTGTTTTTACTTCTCTCAACAACAATCAGCAGCATCAACTGATGGGTTTAATTAAGCTTTATTATAGAGTCCACCTACCCCAAATAGCAGAGCAATACTTATCAACTATCAATGCGGAGAAAGATGAAGTCTATTTTGCCTGGGCAGGAAGTATTGAGCCGGGAGCAAAGCACTATTACCGAATCCATGGACCAAGTTTTGTACTGGAATACGATAACACACAAAATAATGCTAACCATATACACACAGTTATTCGCGATCTGAGAAATGATTTTGGTGGAAACACCCTCAAATCTCATTACGAGGAAGCTCACAAATAA
- the der gene encoding ribosome biogenesis GTPase Der, producing MSNIVAIVGRPNVGKSTLFNRLIEQRKAIMDDVSGVTRDRHYGYGEWTGLHFTVIDTGGYVANSDDIFEEAIRAQVQLAIDEASVILFMVDCETGITDLDQNFANILRGTQKPLFIVANKADNHERSFMASEFYGLGLGEVFPISSVSGSGTGDLLDAVVAHFPEDDDEDPEAGVPKLAILGRPNVGKSSFLNVLLGQERSIVTDIAGTTRDALHSRYNLYGKDFILIDTAGLRKKAKISDNIEFYSTIRSVQALEESDICIIILDAQRGMEAQDINIVHLADKHKKGVLILVNKWDLIEKDTSTALEYKKQIEARLGEYNYIPIVFTSMVKKQRVFQAIEKASEIYENRKRRISTSKLNEVLGKDIEHYPPPSVKGKYIKIKYITQLPTQTPTFAFFCNHPKLVKAAYKRYLENKIRSHFDFEGVPIRIFFRQK from the coding sequence GTGTCAAATATAGTTGCGATAGTAGGAAGGCCAAATGTTGGCAAATCCACCCTGTTTAACCGTTTGATTGAACAGCGGAAGGCCATCATGGACGATGTAAGTGGCGTAACCAGAGATCGTCATTACGGATATGGCGAATGGACTGGTTTACATTTTACAGTGATTGACACTGGGGGCTATGTAGCCAATTCAGATGATATTTTTGAAGAGGCCATACGTGCGCAGGTACAATTGGCAATAGATGAAGCTTCTGTTATACTATTTATGGTTGATTGTGAAACTGGAATAACAGATCTGGATCAGAACTTTGCTAACATTCTTAGAGGTACACAAAAACCCCTTTTTATTGTGGCTAATAAGGCAGATAACCATGAGCGATCATTTATGGCTTCGGAGTTTTACGGGCTAGGTTTAGGAGAGGTATTCCCTATATCTTCAGTAAGTGGTTCTGGTACAGGTGATCTTCTGGATGCTGTAGTGGCACACTTTCCAGAAGATGATGATGAAGACCCCGAGGCAGGAGTGCCTAAACTGGCTATCTTGGGAAGACCCAATGTAGGTAAGTCTTCTTTCCTGAATGTATTGCTCGGTCAGGAGCGGAGCATCGTTACTGACATAGCCGGTACTACACGCGATGCCCTGCATTCTCGATACAATCTGTACGGTAAAGATTTTATTCTGATAGATACAGCAGGCCTAAGAAAGAAAGCAAAGATTTCCGATAATATTGAGTTTTACTCTACTATCCGTAGCGTACAGGCCCTGGAGGAAAGCGATATCTGCATTATCATTCTGGATGCACAGCGAGGAATGGAAGCCCAGGATATCAATATTGTACATCTGGCAGACAAGCACAAAAAAGGGGTGCTGATTCTGGTAAATAAATGGGACCTTATTGAGAAAGATACCAGTACTGCATTAGAGTACAAAAAGCAGATAGAAGCACGTTTGGGAGAATACAATTACATTCCAATAGTGTTTACGTCTATGGTGAAAAAGCAGAGAGTTTTTCAGGCTATAGAAAAAGCATCAGAAATTTACGAAAACCGAAAGCGGCGTATCAGCACTTCTAAACTTAACGAAGTACTGGGGAAAGATATAGAACACTATCCGCCGCCCTCAGTCAAAGGTAAATATATCAAGATCAAATACATTACTCAGCTTCCTACCCAGACCCCTACGTTTGCGTTCTTTTGTAACCACCCCAAGCTGGTTAAAGCCGCCTATAAAAGGTATCTGGAAAATAAAATACGTTCTCATTTTGACTTTGAAGGAGTGCCAATCAGAATATTCTTCAGGCAGAAGTAG
- the era gene encoding GTPase Era, protein MEEKVHKAGFVSIVGKPNVGKSTLMNQLVGERLSIITSKAQTTRHRIMGIINGEDFQVVYSDTPGILKPEYELHQSMMRFVNVALEDADVILFVTDLYEKYQEEEHIEKLKQSGVPVILVMNKIDLAKGSQAEDKMAYWQEILQPEESILISALDGLNISAVFEAILRRIPEHPPYFPKDELTDKPERFFAAEIIREKIFKNYKKEVPYSCEVVITEFKEDEKIIRMRSEIFVERKSQRGILIGKGGEAIKKVGIEARAELEKFFDKQVYLEQFVKVSPDWRKKQAKLHNFGYH, encoded by the coding sequence ATGGAAGAAAAAGTACACAAAGCCGGTTTTGTTAGCATAGTAGGAAAGCCAAATGTGGGCAAATCTACACTAATGAACCAATTGGTAGGGGAGCGGTTGTCTATCATCACATCTAAAGCACAAACAACCCGGCATCGTATTATGGGTATTATTAACGGTGAGGATTTTCAGGTAGTCTATTCCGATACGCCTGGTATACTCAAGCCAGAGTATGAGTTGCACCAATCCATGATGCGATTTGTAAATGTAGCTTTGGAGGATGCAGATGTGATACTTTTTGTAACTGACCTGTATGAAAAATATCAGGAGGAAGAACATATTGAAAAGTTAAAGCAGTCGGGTGTTCCGGTAATTCTGGTGATGAACAAGATAGATCTGGCTAAAGGCTCTCAGGCAGAAGATAAGATGGCTTATTGGCAGGAGATTCTTCAACCTGAAGAGTCCATATTAATTTCTGCACTTGATGGTTTGAATATCAGTGCGGTTTTTGAAGCCATTTTGAGACGTATTCCTGAGCATCCACCTTATTTCCCCAAAGACGAACTAACTGACAAACCTGAACGTTTCTTTGCTGCTGAAATTATACGCGAAAAAATATTTAAGAACTACAAAAAAGAAGTGCCTTATAGCTGCGAAGTGGTTATAACAGAGTTCAAAGAAGATGAAAAAATTATTCGTATGCGTAGTGAGATTTTTGTTGAGCGCAAAAGTCAACGGGGTATACTGATAGGTAAGGGCGGAGAAGCTATTAAAAAAGTAGGTATAGAGGCCCGTGCCGAACTAGAAAAATTCTTTGATAAGCAGGTGTATCTGGAGCAGTTTGTAAAAGTTTCTCCTGATTGGCGAAAAAAGCAGGCGAAACTTCATAATTTTGGCTATCATTAA
- a CDS encoding deoxyguanosinetriphosphate triphosphohydrolase, which yields MHWNHLYSPIRLGIEERDTVHDMIRNPYQQDYDRLIFSSPFRRLQNKTQVFPLPGSVFVHNRLTHSLEVACVGRSLGNIIGHRIADEHAEEDTMFAHFYRNEMGSVISAACIAHDIGNPPFGHSGEKAISTYFNELAGELRQELEGQLNMSQWKDLTNFEGNANGLRLLTHQFKERSVGGLRLTYTTLAAMVKYPCESAIGLNKELKSRNKFGFFHSEINTYKKIAEALQLEPTSDQPLAYVRHPFVYLVEAADDICYQVIDWEDAHRLKIISTEEAHQQLLEFFGDQPQQYKKYRSNALKIKDLNERIGYLRAITINRLVNECADIFWRNRDAILAGKYEKSLLEELSGTLAEAFRALQAQSVERIYNYRPVVEIELAGYKILGGLLEEFVPAVLGMKGHQSKKLLRLLPLQFQPSHEVSLYEKVQLVVDFISGMTDLYAVDLFRHIKGISLPELH from the coding sequence ATGCACTGGAACCACCTGTATTCTCCTATTCGTCTTGGTATAGAAGAGCGCGACACCGTTCATGATATGATACGTAATCCTTATCAGCAGGATTATGACCGACTCATATTTTCATCTCCTTTCCGCAGGCTACAAAATAAGACCCAGGTATTTCCTCTTCCCGGAAGTGTTTTTGTCCATAACCGACTTACACATAGCCTGGAAGTAGCCTGTGTTGGCCGTTCGCTGGGTAATATTATAGGGCATCGTATTGCAGATGAACATGCGGAGGAAGACACAATGTTTGCACACTTTTATCGTAACGAAATGGGTTCGGTAATTAGTGCCGCTTGCATTGCCCACGATATTGGAAACCCACCTTTTGGCCATTCCGGAGAGAAAGCAATTTCTACTTACTTTAATGAGTTAGCAGGAGAATTAAGGCAAGAGTTGGAAGGGCAACTAAATATGAGCCAGTGGAAAGACCTTACAAATTTTGAGGGTAATGCCAATGGACTCCGCCTCCTTACCCATCAGTTTAAAGAAAGAAGTGTGGGTGGCCTGCGACTAACTTACACTACTCTGGCTGCTATGGTAAAATACCCTTGTGAGTCGGCTATTGGCCTAAATAAAGAGCTAAAAAGTAGAAATAAATTTGGCTTCTTCCACTCAGAAATTAATACCTACAAAAAAATTGCTGAAGCCTTACAGCTTGAACCTACCTCTGACCAGCCTTTAGCCTATGTACGACACCCTTTTGTATACCTTGTTGAAGCTGCTGATGATATTTGCTATCAGGTAATTGACTGGGAAGACGCTCATCGTCTGAAAATTATTAGTACTGAAGAAGCGCACCAGCAACTCTTGGAATTTTTTGGAGATCAGCCCCAGCAATACAAAAAGTACAGAAGTAATGCACTTAAAATCAAAGACCTTAATGAGCGTATAGGCTACCTAAGAGCCATAACGATAAACCGCCTGGTTAATGAATGTGCCGATATTTTCTGGCGAAACAGAGATGCCATTCTGGCTGGAAAGTATGAAAAAAGCCTGCTTGAAGAGTTGAGCGGCACTCTGGCAGAAGCTTTTCGCGCATTACAGGCTCAATCTGTAGAGCGCATTTACAACTACCGCCCCGTAGTAGAAATAGAGCTTGCGGGATACAAAATTCTTGGAGGGTTACTGGAAGAATTTGTACCTGCGGTGCTAGGTATGAAAGGCCATCAGAGCAAAAAGCTTCTAAGGTTATTACCTTTGCAATTTCAGCCCTCGCATGAGGTTAGCTTGTACGAAAAGGTACAATTGGTTGTAGATTTTATCTCTGGGATGACTGACCTCTATGCCGTAGATCTTTTCCGGCATATCAAAGGAATATCGCTACCGGAGTTACATTAG